Proteins co-encoded in one Myxococcus xanthus genomic window:
- a CDS encoding bile acid:sodium symporter family protein, with protein sequence MPLRLVKRLARDWFLPGMFAAVILAALFPEFGTSGGPMHADVVADVGIFAVFLLHGLGLPAAQLRAGVVTWRVHVVVQAFTFVVFPLLWWLGDVLVGRWMPADLSLGLLYLCAVPSTISSSVAMTGVARGNVPAAIFNASLSSLLGIVLTPLIIGLFASATGHSLSMGQAILKLSALLLLPLALGQLLRPLVGGWFARYRPYTNAFDRVVILVLVYSSFCDSIASGLFSDYGAAVLGIAFAGAVLILAIVLMLTTRTARALGFSKEDEITVVFCGSKKTLASGVPMARLLFGANPALGLIVLPLMFYHQAQLLVCSLLAERYAKRPAGQPSA encoded by the coding sequence ATGCCCCTTCGTCTCGTGAAACGACTTGCCCGGGACTGGTTCCTGCCGGGGATGTTCGCGGCCGTCATCCTGGCCGCGCTCTTCCCGGAGTTCGGTACGTCGGGCGGACCGATGCACGCGGACGTCGTCGCCGACGTGGGCATCTTCGCGGTGTTCCTGCTCCACGGCCTGGGCCTGCCCGCGGCTCAGCTCCGCGCGGGCGTGGTGACGTGGCGCGTCCACGTGGTGGTCCAGGCCTTCACATTCGTGGTGTTTCCGCTGCTGTGGTGGCTGGGCGACGTGTTGGTGGGCCGCTGGATGCCAGCGGACCTGTCGCTGGGGCTGCTCTATCTCTGCGCGGTGCCGTCGACCATCTCCTCCTCGGTCGCGATGACAGGCGTCGCCCGAGGCAACGTGCCCGCCGCCATCTTCAACGCCAGCCTGTCCAGCCTGCTGGGCATCGTGTTGACGCCGCTCATCATCGGCCTGTTCGCCAGCGCCACCGGGCACTCCCTGTCCATGGGCCAGGCCATCCTCAAGCTATCGGCCCTCCTGCTGCTCCCCCTGGCACTGGGGCAATTGCTGCGCCCGCTGGTGGGCGGCTGGTTCGCCCGCTACCGGCCTTACACGAATGCCTTCGACCGGGTGGTGATCCTGGTCCTCGTCTATTCGTCGTTTTGTGACTCGATCGCCTCGGGCCTGTTCTCCGACTACGGCGCGGCGGTGCTCGGCATTGCCTTCGCGGGCGCGGTGCTCATCCTGGCCATCGTGCTGATGCTGACCACGCGGACGGCTCGGGCGCTGGGTTTCTCCAAGGAGGACGAAATCACGGTGGTCTTCTGTGGGTCGAAGAAGACACTGGCCTCAGGGGTGCCCATGGCGCGGCTGCTCTTCGGCGCCAATCCCGCACTGGGGCTCATCGTCCTACCGTTGATGTTCTATCACCAGGCCCAGCTCCTCGTGTGCTCGCTCCTGGCGGAACGCTACGCGAAGCGCCCGGCGGGACAACCTTCCGCGTAG
- a CDS encoding DUF2378 family protein, translated as MAERLVFPPIVEGLFVRGLSGRVTPLLKEQLRSEGLDLDRPLLPAYSLEAWIRCVTLTAKALHPQEPDEVAWRMLGERMIDGYRDTLMGRALLGVMKLLGPWRMLSKAQHGFRTSNNYTEVRITETGPTEAEVWLNEPGMLRYFKQGVMLAMSRAAGGVAASVDVRAFDEHCVTYRVSWKDSGR; from the coding sequence ATGGCCGAACGACTCGTCTTCCCGCCCATCGTGGAAGGGCTCTTCGTCCGGGGGCTCTCCGGGCGGGTGACGCCTCTGCTCAAGGAGCAGTTGCGAAGCGAGGGACTGGACCTGGACCGGCCACTCCTCCCCGCCTACTCCCTGGAGGCGTGGATTCGCTGCGTCACGCTGACAGCGAAGGCGCTGCACCCCCAGGAGCCCGACGAGGTGGCGTGGCGGATGCTCGGCGAGCGGATGATTGACGGTTACCGCGACACGCTGATGGGCCGCGCCCTGCTCGGGGTGATGAAGCTGCTGGGGCCCTGGCGGATGCTGTCGAAGGCACAGCACGGATTCCGGACGAGCAACAACTACACCGAGGTCCGCATCACGGAGACGGGCCCGACGGAGGCCGAGGTCTGGCTCAACGAGCCCGGGATGCTGCGCTACTTCAAGCAGGGCGTCATGCTCGCCATGTCCCGGGCCGCCGGTGGCGTGGCCGCGTCGGTGGATGTCCGCGCCTTCGACGAACACTGCGTCACGTACCGCGTCTCCTGGAAGGACTCGGGCCGCTGA
- a CDS encoding alpha/beta fold hydrolase, which yields MNTLPSAERHDFPAGDGVPLQLTRYQGGAKGPVLLVHGAGVWSGMFMLPTVRENFVQHLVRHGYDTWLLDWRASVELPLRQFTLDEAARHDMPAAVRLVREHSGADSVQAVVHCAGSATFFMAMAAGLLPDVQSVVASQVALHHIVPPSTQLKAMLRLPDVLDITRDYLTPDEDPSSPLFQAAFGAFVDLWRHECDSTVCRRLTFMYGQLFRHARINRETHDRLDEQFGPCNMLTFRHLAQMARSGYAVGFDHGREENLRRYGRERPPSYLRAEHLKRPITFVSGEQNGTYMPASTELTYEWLREENGASYYRRKVLAGYGHLDTFMGSTASQDTYPVIRDALEAMA from the coding sequence ATGAACACGCTTCCCTCCGCCGAAAGGCACGACTTTCCCGCGGGCGACGGCGTGCCGTTGCAGCTCACGCGTTACCAGGGCGGCGCGAAGGGGCCTGTCCTCCTCGTCCATGGCGCGGGGGTGTGGAGCGGCATGTTCATGCTTCCCACGGTGCGGGAGAACTTCGTGCAGCACCTGGTGCGCCACGGCTACGACACCTGGCTTCTGGACTGGCGCGCCAGCGTGGAGCTGCCGCTGCGGCAGTTCACGCTGGATGAGGCCGCCCGCCACGACATGCCCGCCGCCGTCCGACTGGTCCGCGAGCACAGCGGCGCGGACTCCGTGCAGGCGGTGGTGCACTGCGCGGGCTCGGCGACGTTCTTCATGGCGATGGCGGCGGGGCTGCTTCCGGACGTCCAGAGCGTGGTCGCCTCGCAGGTGGCGCTGCATCACATCGTCCCGCCTTCAACGCAGCTCAAGGCGATGCTGCGGTTGCCGGACGTGCTGGACATCACCCGCGACTACCTGACGCCGGACGAGGACCCGAGCAGCCCCTTGTTCCAGGCCGCCTTCGGCGCCTTCGTGGACCTGTGGCGTCATGAATGCGACAGCACCGTCTGCCGCCGTCTGACGTTCATGTACGGGCAGCTCTTCCGGCACGCGCGCATCAATCGGGAGACGCATGACCGGCTCGACGAGCAGTTCGGCCCTTGCAACATGCTGACGTTCCGTCATCTGGCGCAGATGGCCCGCTCGGGCTACGCGGTGGGCTTCGACCATGGCCGGGAGGAGAACCTCCGGCGCTATGGCCGTGAGCGGCCGCCGTCGTACCTGCGCGCGGAGCACCTCAAGCGTCCCATCACCTTCGTGTCCGGAGAGCAGAATGGCACGTACATGCCCGCGTCCACGGAGCTCACCTACGAGTGGCTGCGCGAAGAGAACGGTGCGTCGTATTACCGGCGGAAGGTTCTGGCGGGGTACGGCCACCTGGACACCTTCATGGGAAGCACTGCGTCGCAGGATACGTATCCGGTGATACGCGACGCGCTGGAGGCCATGGCCTGA